GAAATTACAGTTTATTACTCTAAAGATCTGAGTAAAACTAATGACCTTGGAAAAGATTCCGGTTTTGATGGAGCAATCATTCATTTTTATAACGCTGAACAAGGACTCAATCAGTCCTACACGATTACAAGAGGCAGTGAGAATAGGGAAGATGGCGGAAAAGGATTGCCGCATGATTGGATATATAATTCATTTGGCATTTTTGCAGGGAAAGTCCAAGATCAATATTTAGATGCAAGGTATTTTGATGAAGCAATTAGCAAAAAAATAAATGAGAAAGTTGATGCTGATATCAATAAAAGAAAAATGAAGGGGGAAGTTGTTAACAAAGTTGAATTAGAGAAATTCGGAATAGGACATTCTTTGGGTGGGAATTTAATCCAAATGCTGCAGTTAATGACTGGTTCCTACAAAAACGTATATGCAATAAATGATGCACCGCCAAGTGCTTATCAATTAGCTTTTACAGACAGAGAATTTAGAAGAAGTATTTCAAGACAATTTAATATCGATCCAGACACTGACAAGGAGCTATACTCCATCCCCCCCTCCCAACTAAAAGCCTTTGCCGAGGAATACTACAAAGAAAAGGGAAAGAATATCTACCATTTAACCGCAGAGGAGGATATGCTTTATGCAGTTTCGGGATTTAGGGGATTTTTGGATTTGGGAGACCGGAAGATTATTGATACAGATCCTGGCTTTGAGGGAATTCGCCCGGCATTAGGCAACATTTCTGATAAAGATTTACATAAGCTTCAAATATACTTGGCCTACCTTGCACCTTATTACTCAGAGAACGGCATGGATGGATTGCTGCGGGGAGCGACTGGAATAGATAAAGGGTTATTCACTTTAATAGACACAGTAGAACAAGAGTGGAAAGTGTTTATGCAAGGGCCTGATTGGAGGTTCCCGAGTATAAACATAAAATTTGGCGGTTTTCCTTTTCCTCAAACTTCCATGGATATACCCGTGCCTTTTCCCATTCCTCATATGCCGAAAGGATTGTTTATTGCTCTGGGGGAGCTAAACCTTCGAGTTTTGGAAATTAAGACAAAGCTTTCAAATCTTACAAAGAACCTTCCTGCTCTTTTTAGTATCCTCGCAGATACAGCTATCGTTATGAAGGATGAGATTATGTCCTACTTAAAAGAAATTAAGGGGCATTTGAAAAATATACTAAAGTCTATTGGAAGTTTAGGGGGAGTCATCTTAAAAGATGTTATTACTCCAATGGACAGCAGGTATGGAGAATATTATGCAGGTCTAATGAATATTGCAGCTACTCTTAGATTCGAAATCGCTAATATTAAAGGAAAGATTAGAAAAATATTTGAAGTTCCTAACGGATTCGCTGAGGACTTCTCAAAAGCTGTTGAAGCTCATGGTGTAGGTCATGTAGCCAGTGCACTCGCCATGAAGGATGGAGTCCGCTATGAAGGAAATGATATGATTCGCTTTAAAACTGAATCAAACGGCCAAAAAATTGAGGTTAACCTATCTTCAGCTGTGAGAATTTATCAATTAGGCATGGATAAATATAGTGATAAAGAAAATGTGCTAACCCGCATGCGGGATATGTACCATCGTGAGTATGTAGAAGACTATCAAAATCGTAAAAACGAGCTTTTGTCCTCTATTAATCATATGGAATCGAATCCAAATGCTTATCAGCATTTGCTGCCTGCTGGAGATGTGGAAATGAGAGGGATAACGGTTCATGAATTAATCCGCCCGCTTGACACAGCATTGACAGAGACCTTTGAGGATGCTTTCCATTATTTCGATGAGGAGAAAAAGCGGGGAATCGCGATGCTTAAAAAAATCAGGTCTTCAATCGTAAAGTTGTTTCATGAGGATAAACGGATCTCGGCTATTTTCGATTTACGATAAAAGAGGTGGCTGCCATGGGGCAATTGAATCGCACATATCGCTTCAAACCCTTTGAAAATTTAAAATACAAATCGGCTTTGTTTAAACATCAGCTTGAAGAAATGGGTCTATTGGACTATGAAATGGTGATGAGCATTGAGAAAGAACTAGCGTCAGGTTCGGGAAGAATCGTTGAAGAAAGCCTCAAAGCCCTTTTACAAAATCATAGGGAAAACGAATCCATTATTAACGGGTACATTTCTCAAATGGATCTAGTGGCAGACCGGTATAGCCAGAACATCAATGATATAAAAGAACAGAGCATCACCATCTATTATGAAGAGGTGGAAGTATCCGCTCCTAAATAAATATCTGCCGTTTAGAACTGTGTAAAAAGTACTATAAAAAGAGTTTTATAGTATTTAATCAGGGGAGTTTATAGGTATAATTAACTGTTTTAATATTTTTTTAAATACCCAATTGACCTTTCCGTGGTGTATTTTTACAATAATAGTAGCTATTTCCATAAATAGTAGTAATTGAATGAAAGGGAGAGATGGAAATGTCAGGAGTTATTCGCGTTACACCAGCAGAATTAGTAGGTATGTCCAATCGTTACAATGGAGAAAGCGGCCAAGTAGGAGAGCAAGTTGTCCGTCTGGATAACATGATCAGCGAGTTACAAGGTGCATGGGAAGGTGAAGCAAGCAGAGCGTTTGCTGACCAATACCAATCATTAAGACCTTCTTTTGTACAAATGCAGCAATTGCTTGAAGATATCTCTGTTCAGCTTAGCAATACTGCTCGTGCTCTTGAAGATGCTGATAACCAAATTGCAAGCCAAATCCGCGGTTAATATCATCTGAAACTATAAGTGGAGAAGGAGCGCTGAATTCACCAGATGAAGGCGCTCCTTTTTACACGTTAAGTGAGGATAAATTGGCAGCGAGGAAGAGTACTCGACGTAGTTGCCAATTCTAGGAATTAAGTATAAGTGCAACTGCGCCTCTGTCTTCGCCTAAAAGGCTCGCCAGTCGGCGAGTTTTCTTTATGGGGTGTATTGAAATGTATATTGAACTAACAATTGATTTAAAAAATTATCAAGGTGAATCTTTTGATCTCCGTCTTTCAGACTACCACTCTGTTAAAAAAGTAGTTGATATCGTCTGGCAAGCCAAATCGATTTCACAGCCGCCCCGAGAAGGATATTGGGTCAGAATACCCAATAAGCAAA
The DNA window shown above is from Neobacillus sp. WH10 and carries:
- a CDS encoding DUF6792 domain-containing protein, whose translation is MEKNEILNTDILRARIAELEYGKTEMISADLIRRIYIEETGKDIPAEITVYYSKDLSKTNDLGKDSGFDGAIIHFYNAEQGLNQSYTITRGSENREDGGKGLPHDWIYNSFGIFAGKVQDQYLDARYFDEAISKKINEKVDADINKRKMKGEVVNKVELEKFGIGHSLGGNLIQMLQLMTGSYKNVYAINDAPPSAYQLAFTDREFRRSISRQFNIDPDTDKELYSIPPSQLKAFAEEYYKEKGKNIYHLTAEEDMLYAVSGFRGFLDLGDRKIIDTDPGFEGIRPALGNISDKDLHKLQIYLAYLAPYYSENGMDGLLRGATGIDKGLFTLIDTVEQEWKVFMQGPDWRFPSINIKFGGFPFPQTSMDIPVPFPIPHMPKGLFIALGELNLRVLEIKTKLSNLTKNLPALFSILADTAIVMKDEIMSYLKEIKGHLKNILKSIGSLGGVILKDVITPMDSRYGEYYAGLMNIAATLRFEIANIKGKIRKIFEVPNGFAEDFSKAVEAHGVGHVASALAMKDGVRYEGNDMIRFKTESNGQKIEVNLSSAVRIYQLGMDKYSDKENVLTRMRDMYHREYVEDYQNRKNELLSSINHMESNPNAYQHLLPAGDVEMRGITVHELIRPLDTALTETFEDAFHYFDEEKKRGIAMLKKIRSSIVKLFHEDKRISAIFDLR
- a CDS encoding WXG100 family type VII secretion target, producing the protein MSGVIRVTPAELVGMSNRYNGESGQVGEQVVRLDNMISELQGAWEGEASRAFADQYQSLRPSFVQMQQLLEDISVQLSNTARALEDADNQIASQIRG
- a CDS encoding EsaB/YukD family protein: MYIELTIDLKNYQGESFDLRLSDYHSVKKVVDIVWQAKSISQPPREGYWVRIPNKQMVLSGNDQLANKGIATGDRFEIL